The nucleotide window TCCTAATATAGATAATGCAGTGGTAGTTTTTCCAGCTCCAGTTTCTCCAACAATCCCTATGGCTTCACCCTTTTTTAAATCAAGCGAAATGCCATTAACAGCGTTGACTATTTCTTCGTTACTTTCATATACAATCTTTAAATCCTTTATCGTAAGCAATTTTGCATCCATATTTCTCCCTCCATCTAATCTCTCAGCCTAGGATCCAAGGCATCTCTTAGACCATCACCCAATAGATTGAATGAAAGAGCAGCAAGAATTATACAGACACCAGGAAAAATCATTAAATATGGAAATTGCCTCATAAACTCTCTTGATTCAGATATCATAGCTCCCCATTCAGGTCTCGGAGGCTGAACTCCCATTCCTATATAGCTTAAACCAGATGCCTGTAATATCATGCCTGATACACTAGATGTGGTTTGAACAATTATAGGACCTATAGCATTAGGTAAGATATGTCTTAGTATTATCCTTCTATCACTGGTACCACAAGCTCTAGCGGCCTCAACATAATCGGATTCTACAACGGTTAGTATAGTAGACCGAATTAAGCGAACAAAGCCAGGTATTGAGGCAATTGTTATGGCTATTAAGAGGTTTACCATGCTGGCCCCTAGTGCGGCAACTATGGCCAAAGCCAACAATGTACCTGGAATTGCTGTAAACATATCCATTATTCTCATAATAACATTATCTATGTGGCCACCATAGTAAGCTGCAACAGCTCCCAAAACTCCTCCTATTAAAAGAGAAAAGCTCGCTGTAAAAAGACCTATAGTTAAAGAAATCCTCGCGCCAAAAACTATTCTTGCAAATAAGTCCCTACCATAATTGTCAGTGCCAAACCAATGTTCTTTTGAGGGTGGTTGAAGCCTTATAGCTACGTTTTGCTCAGTAACAAGATGTTCTGATGTTATAACATTAGCAAATATTGCAAACAGAGCCAAAACAATTATAATTATTAACCCTACAACAGCTCCTGGG belongs to Synergistaceae bacterium and includes:
- a CDS encoding ABC transporter permease, producing MSKNENLNTEPNKQYGKKENKLLDIWKRLIRNPGAVVGLIIIIVLALFAIFANVITSEHLVTEQNVAIRLQPPSKEHWFGTDNYGRDLFARIVFGARISLTIGLFTASFSLLIGGVLGAVAAYYGGHIDNVIMRIMDMFTAIPGTLLALAIVAALGASMVNLLIAITIASIPGFVRLIRSTILTVVESDYVEAARACGTSDRRIILRHILPNAIGPIIVQTTSSVSGMILQASGLSYIGMGVQPPRPEWGAMISESREFMRQFPYLMIFPGVCIILAALSFNLLGDGLRDALDPRLRD